Proteins co-encoded in one Plasmodium sp. gorilla clade G2 genome assembly, chromosome: 9 genomic window:
- a CDS encoding transcription factor with AP2 domain(s), putative, producing MKWKWHTTKNICTLTNVFLSKHPYKPKTREIIHPHMTPPEHLAPSDCFQAKTDELQQYIPNNYYRVKWIESLRSGEYLGEDYPWNLLPNWKYWRKRKYNVKYEEIPWFISKVKGVSYYKRLNVWMVQWVENGVHRIRRFRCAFGLLQAKLAAEQFRKKLEEAGRVDNRKTERQIRMDYIQKKDERLLRKKKYSKISKGQF from the coding sequence ATGAAATGGAAATGGCATACTACAAAGAATATATGTACTTTGACAAATGTGTTTTTATCAAAACATCCTTATAAGCCTAAAACGAGGGAAATTATTCATCCTCATATGACTCCCCCAGAACATTTGGCACCATCAGATTGTTTTCAAGCGAAAACAGATGAATTGCAGCAGTATATTCCGAACAATTATTATCGTGTTAAATGGATTGAGTCTTTAAGAAGTGGTGAATATTTAGGGGAGGATTACCCATGGAATTTGCTTCCAAATTGGAAATATTGGAGAAAACGAAAGTACAATGttaaatatgaagaaattCCTTGGTTTATTTCGAAGGTAAAGGGAGTTTCTTATTATAAAAGATTAAATGTGTGGATGGTCCAATGGGTGGAAAATGGGGTACATCGAATCAGAAGGTTTAGGTGTGCATTTGGTTTATTACAAGCCAAGCTAGCTGCTGAACAATTCAGGAAAAAATTGGAAGAGGCAGGTAGAGTTGATAACAGAAAAACGGAAAGGCAAATTAGAATGGATTACATACAAAAGAAGGATGAGAGATTAttgagaaagaaaaaatattcaaagaTATCCAAGGGGCAATTTTGA
- a CDS encoding histidine--tRNA ligase, putative — MPLLFFILLIIYLHLIICRKEPISRKHKSLFLNNTLLKKNNIKRCCCKINKKRIFNVQYVKGIRNFINPTNYEKREYLFNIWKQIANNFSFDFYDLPILESYDLFRKSPINESYDFIKNNKHLILRPEITPQLIRYLYINDNLLQGDREEENKIIKNKNNNNNNDNNNHNHNYGDKHNYYFQQCDITNKVKRENTHTNYINKCNTNHSSFHEQNEKCKDSFINSNNGFNNNMNACTSHFNENIYKKKKILKYQNINKIFKMCTIGQCFRYEQTSRLRKREHYQWNLDILGIENIYAEIELLSMLIMFFNHINMDDKNIVIKLNHKYIIEYIIYIIFQKDMNPILSYNKIKNEIKKLLHILDKFYKINKSTFKLLLYKNFPYIKKETIRHLYNVLKNIKHINHLEHFIKCHNTNIYYNNIDTWKHLKNFKNIFNYFEQANLNNFFKLDLTIVRGMDYYNNMVFEIYYKKDKSHRAICGGGRYNFFLNDNKIYAAGCAMGDVVITDILFNNKKNNPFLSLSEQNKINKYIHVVSYFPYFHNITQNNNQQIHSHTTNLYKEYYNILNKLRNNNIIVNSILKYYSNLSKVIKKAIHMNAEHILFFSKDNNSFILKNLKTKEQKFVTSDNILDIYNNYISTHK; from the coding sequence ATGCCCCTATTATTTTTCATCCTTTTAATCATATACTTGCATTTGATTATATGTAGAAAAGAACCTATCTCAAGAAAACACAAGTccctttttttaaataatacattattaaaaaagaataatataaaaagatgttgttgtaaaattaataaaaaaagaatttttaaTGTTCAATATGTCAAAGGTATCCgaaattttattaatccaactaattatgaaaaaagagAATACCTATTTAATATCTGGAAACAAATAgcaaataatttttcattcgATTTTTATGATTTGCCTATTTTAGAAAGTTATGACTTGTTCAGAAAAAGTCCAATAAATGAATCATacgattttataaaaaataacaagCATTTGATATTGAGACCTGAAATCACACCACAGCTGATtcgttatttatatataaatgataatttattGCAAGGGGATAGAGAAgaggaaaataaaatcataaaaaataaaaataataataataataatgataataataatcataatcaTAATTATGGTGATaaacataattattattttcaacaGTGTGATATTACCAATAAGGTGAAGAGAGAAAATACACATacgaattatataaataaatgtaatacAAATCATTCCTCTTTTCatgaacaaaatgaaaagtGTAAAGACAGTTTTATTAATTCTAATAATggatttaataataatatgaatgcaTGTACTAGCCattttaatgaaaatatatataaaaaaaaaaaaattttgaaatatcagaatattaataaaatattcaaaatgtGTACAATAGGACAATGTTTTAGATATGAGCAAACATCAAGATTAAGAAAAAGAGAACATTATCAATGGAATTTAGATATTTTAGgtattgaaaatatatatgcagAGATTGAACTTTTATCTATGCTGATAATGTTTTttaatcatattaatatggatgataaaaatattgttattaaattaaatcataaatatattattgaatatattatatatattatatttcaaaaagATATGAATcctatattatcatataataaaattaaaaatgaaataaaaaaattattacatatattagataaattttataagatTAATAAGAGtacttttaaattattattatataaaaacttcccatatataaaaaaagaaaccatacgacatttatataatgttttaaaaaatataaaacatataaatcattTAGAACACTTTATCAAATGtcataatacaaatatatattataacaatatagATACTTGgaaacatttaaaaaattttaaaaatatatttaattattttgaacaagctaatttaaataatttttttaaattagaTTTAACTATAGTTAGAGGTAtggattattataataatatggtgtttgaaatatattataaaaaagataaatcaCATCGAGCAATATGTGGCGGTGGACGTTATAATTTCTTtctaaatgataataaaatttatgcaGCTGGATGTGCTATGGGTGATGTTGTTATaacagatatattatttaataataaaaaaaataatccaTTCTTATCTTTAtcagaacaaaataaaataaacaaatatatacatgttgTATCTTACTTtccatattttcataatataacacaaaataataatcaacAAATACATTCTCATACAACTAAtctatataaagaatattataatatactaAATAAactaagaaataataatattattgtaaattcaattttaaaatattattcaaacCTATCAaaggtaataaaaaaagctATACATATGAATGCagaacatattttattttttagcaaagataataattcatttatattaaaaaatttaaaaacgAAAGAGCAAAAATTTGTCACATCGGATAATATCCTAGATATATACaacaattatatatcaacacataaataa
- a CDS encoding delta tubulin, putative, which produces MMGVLTIQIGQCGNQIGHEFFEILHKYISFSKDECFKSKLTTMYFDEEYKYGQNLLPIVEYEENEGNRKYPNENNNIMCLNNLIARCILIDMEPKVIEKCLSLNNNDNDCIKRRGGKKGKYKQDVQYNIEKNVDRKKYDDTDECCLQYVCGLDDYYERKNNFLKIFKRNNNNNNNKNNHNDDNYGEYKMDGEGEENYKELYKNSLYNNNDILKNEDTCIVYEYMNEKKHNNKLYRNNNLFEKNVCGSYYFTNEWKYNKSNFICGLNGSGNNWAYGFSVHGKNICEDFINILNKEFEKNESKENIDNILLFHSLAGGSGSGLSSYISYILKDEYPKKNIFNICILPYIFGEISVQSLNTILCLSSLYDCSDGLILIENDKFELMCKKINNDENINLDEINKYISLFLAYNIGFPINLSNSNYNNNSNYCNIMNYILYDLCCHPNYKLLSTRYLPQVFKENIIFEQNSFNMLIKRMHRMLIKGTILDSNNISTNVIKKNTNDISSYIDNYYIDRLSSRNILKNKNIFLKKNFYIPIYMNETNSNSYVDKTYNSIYIKKNQKKKKNYSYIQKTNKTQNNQDNINILNEHKNKYNKTDEYNHYIHNNVVLHSKMIMRGEINENIDLNLFKNHVLYNNKSLTPLEIYIDENKLFNYNSISMISNCLTPIPTLKHILQKAKLLFSTNAYIYQYNNYGVTHDQIYNSLMYAEQIVNSYESLSCEWI; this is translated from the coding sequence atgatggGAGTACTGACGATCCAGATAGGTCAATGCGGTAACCAGATAGGACACGAATTTTTTGAGATtcttcataaatatataagttttTCAAAGGATGAATGTTTTAAAAGTAAATTAACTACAATGTATTTCGATGAAGAATATAAGTATGGTCAGAATTTATTACCTATTGttgaatatgaagaaaatgaagggAATAGAAAATATccgaatgaaaataataacattatgtgtttaaataatttaatagcTAGATGTATACTTATAGATATGGAACCTAAGGTCATTGAAAAATGTTTATctctaaataataatgataatgattgtattaaaagaagaggaggaaaaaaaggaaaatataaacaagaTGTGCAATATAATATTGAGAAGAATGtagatagaaaaaaatatgatgatacTGATGAATGTTGTTTACAATATGTTTGTGGATTAGATGATTattatgaaagaaaaaataatttcttaaaaatatttaaaaggaataataataataataataataaaaataatcataatgatgataattatggTGAATATAAGATGGATGGTGAGGGTGAAGAGaattataaagaattatataaaaattctttatataacaataatgatattttaaaaaatgaagatacaTGTAttgtatatgaatatatgaatgaaaaaaaacataacaaTAAactatatagaaataataatttatttgaaaaaaatgtttgcggttcatattattttacaaatgaatggaaatataataaaagtaatttTATTTGTGGATTAAATGGATCTGGAAATAATTGGGCTTATGGTTTTTCTGTGCATGGCAAAAATATTTGTGaagattttataaatattttaaataaagagtttgaaaagaatgaaagtaaagaaaatatagataacatattattatttcatagTTTAGCTGGTGGTAGTGGTAGTGGTTTAAGTTCTTATATATCATACATATTAAAAGATGAATAtcctaaaaaaaatatatttaatatttgtatattaccATATATCTTTGGAGAAATAAGTGTTCAAAGTTTAAATactatattatgtttatctTCTTTATATGATTGTTCAGATGgtttaatattaattgaaaatgataaatttgAATTAAtgtgtaaaaaaataaataatgatgaaaatataaatctagatgaaataaataaatatattagttTATTTTTAGCTTATAATATAGGGTTCCCAATAAATTTATCAAAcagtaattataataataattcaaactattgtaatataatgaattatattttatatgatttatgTTGTCATccaaattataaattattatcaacaaGATATTTACCACAAgtatttaaagaaaatattatatttgaacAGAACTCATTtaatatgttaataaaaaggaTGCATAGGATGTTAATAAAAGGAACCATTCTTGAttctaataatatttctacaaatgttataaaaaaaaatacaaatgatatatcatcttatatagataattattatattgatcGTTTATCTTcaagaaatattttaaaaaataaaaatatttttttaaaaaaaaatttctatatacctatatatatgaatgaaaCTAATAGTAATTCATATGTTGATAAAACTtataattctatatatataaaaaaaaaccaaaaaaaaaaaaaaaattattcttatatacaaaaaacaaataaaactCAAAATAAtcaagataatataaatattttaaatgaacataaaaataagtataataaaacagatgaatataatcattatatacataataatgtaGTATTACATtcaaaaatgataatgagAGGAGAAATCAATGAAAATATTGATTTAAATCTATTCAAAAATCATgtcttatataataataaatctttAACTCCTCTAGAAATTTAtatagatgaaaataaacTATTCAATTATAATAGTATATCTATGATATCTAATTGTTTAACTCCCATACCAACATTAAAACATATACTACAAAAggcaaaattattattttcgacaaatgcatatatatatcaatataataattatggaGTTACACATGaccaaatatataattcactTATGTATGCTGAACAAATAGTTAATTCATATGAGAGTTTATCTTGTGAatggatataa
- a CDS encoding DNA repair helicase RAD3, putative yields MVVFKLDDVEVFFPYDYIYPEQYAYMKYLKKTLDSEGHCVLEMPTGTGKTVAIFSLITSYQYHKKDEGKFIFCTRTVAEMEKSLIELKKVIQYRIDEMKKRRIERIKNEKDDTNSGVIQNDDTNSGVIKKDDTNNNVIQNDDTNNNMIKNDDTNNGVVVKDLANGNINNDENRTNNSVDASNEYNKEPNNNDNPINCFQDFGENSEILAIGISARRCMCINEKVLLKHEREKIDDECRKLTANFIREKKYINNKLDNEIYHTNVDRISDFILKNKHHLDIEDYFDIYNSRNSLEEYDNIGLCGYYENYKKEFLYDLIKPGVYTIEDLKVLCKNYKNRENVSVPICPYFCAKKIIEISKVIILNYQYVIDPKVSKALFNWKDMNKNVHLKNKNDIIVFDEAHNIDSVCLEALSVNIDRNILNKASMNITKLMKKIEQSKMLNEQKLKEECNKILEKIKLQKYNQSLSGTNNVINVDNMKYINSSDNPNKKPADVNMDYHLREHTNRNHSIEENQGELLVTNEQEKKKRKVESNPMAYFDEDMNLMFSDFLLDESHEENEKNNNNKIKTPENKTNDNNNMGDIKKNNDGNSNNNNNNNIDEDHLNDLCYSPLLIDDIIKNVVIPGNIRKSEHFLNLMRIVVVYLKKYINIYDITSEGPLSFLYKFEKDTKLDTSFFKYCFDRLRSLLNNLQIVNIEDYSSLNIVCNFCTLLGNYFKGFIIICEPYPEATGIYDPLIQFACLDSSIAMKTVINKYKSIILTSGTITPLELYPKLLNFKTVLTASFPMSYDRNCVCPLIVTKGADLIPLSSQFSLRNDISVIKNYGILLVDMCKCIPDGIVAYFPSYIYMEQVISSWYELGVIANILEYKLIFIETKDIVSTTIALHNFKKACDLGKGAVFLSICRGKIAEGIDFDKHYGKCVILFGIPYQYTLSKILKSRLDFLKETYNIQENEFLTFDAMRQASQCVGRIIRNKKDYGIMIFSDIRYAKHDKKNKLPPWIIKCMDISNINLTVTTAVDISKQFLLNMSQEYKETGQTKISPFILKNQAKCWAMVKSILNMDDFI; encoded by the coding sequence atggtTGTTTTTAAACTTGACGATGTAGAGGTTTTTTTCCCGtatgattatatttatcctgaacaatatgcatatatgaaatatttaaaaaaaacgcTAGATAGTGAAGGACATTGTGTATTAGAAATGCCAACAGGCACAGGAAAGACTGTCGCTATATTTTCTCTCATTACATCTTATCAATATCATAAGAAAGATGAAGGGAAATTTATCTTTTGTACTCGTACTGTTGCTGAAATGGAAAAGTCACTGATAGAATTGAAGAAGGTCATACAATATAGAATAgatgaaatgaaaaagagGAGGATAGAAAggataaaaaatgaaaaggatGACACAAATAGTGGTGTGATCCAAAATGATGACACAAATAGTGGTGTGATAAAAAAGGATGacacaaataataatgtcaTCCAAAATGATgacacaaataataatatgataaaaaatgatgatacaaATAATGGTGTGGTGGTAAAAGACTTAGCTAATGgtaatataaacaatgatGAGAATCGAACCAATAATTCAGTTGATGCCTCAAATGAATATAACAAAGAacctaataataatgataatccTATAAATTGTTTCCAAGATTTTGGAGAGAACAGTGAAATACTTGCCATAGGAATTAGCGCTAGAAGATGTATGTGTATCAATGAAAAGGTTTTATTAAAACACGAAAGAGAAAAGATTGACGACGAATGTCGTAAGTTAACAGCCAACTTTATAagagaaaagaaatatataaataataaattagatAATGAGATATATCATACAAATGTAGATAGAATATccgattttattttaaaaaataaacatcaTTTAGATATAGAAGATTATTtcgatatatataattcaagaAATAGTTTAGaagaatatgataatattggTTTATGTGGttattatgaaaattataaaaaagaatttttatatgatttaataaaacCAGGAGTATATACTATTGAAGATTTAAAAGtattatgtaaaaattataagaatagAGAAAATGTAAGTGTACCTATATGTCCATATTTTTGtgcaaaaaaaattattgaaaTCTCAAaagttattattttaaattatcaatATGTTATTGATCCAAAGGTTTCAAAAGCTTTATTTAATTGGAAggatatgaataaaaatgtccatttaaaaaataaaaatgatattattgtTTTTGATGAAGCACATAATATTGATAGTGTTTGTTTAGAGGCTTTAAGTGTTAATATTGAtcgtaatattttaaataaggCATCTATGAATATTACAAagttaatgaaaaaaattgaacAATCCAAAATGTTAAAcgaacaaaaattaaaagaagaatgtaataaaatattggaaaaaattaaattacaaaaatataaccAATCATTAAGTGGTACAAATAATGTTATAAATGTAGacaatatgaaatatataaatagtagTGACAACCCAAATAAAAAACCAGCAGATGTAAACATGGATTATCATTTGAGAGAGCACACAAATCGGAATCATTCAATTGAAGAGAATCAGGGTGAATTATTAGTGACTAATGAAcaggagaaaaaaaagagaaaagtTGAAAGTAATCCCATGGCATATTTTGATGAAGATATGAATTTGATGTTTTCTGATTTTTTATTGGATGAATCacatgaagaaaatgaaaaaaataataataataaaataaaaactccagaaaataaaacaaatgataataacaatatgggtgatattaaaaagaataatgatggtaatagtaataataataataataataatatagatgaaGATCATTTAAATGATTTGTGTTATAGCCCATTATTAAtagatgatataataaaaaatgtggtAATACCAGGTAATATTAGAAAATCggaacattttttaaatttgatgagaatagtagtagtatatttaaaaaagtatataaatatatatgatataacaTCAGAAGGTCCactatcatttttatataaatttgagAAGGATACTAAATTGGAtacatcattttttaaatattgttTTGATAGATTAAGatctttattaaataatttacaaaTAGTAAATATTGAAGATTATTCATCTTTAAATATTGTATGTAATTTTTGTACGTTATTaggaaattattttaaaggatttattattatatgtgaaCCATATCCAGAGGCAACAGGAATATATGATCCATTAATACAGTTTGCATGTTTAGATTCATCAATAGCAATGAAAActgtaataaataaatataagtcTATAATATTAACAAGTGGTACTATAACACCATTGGAACTATATCCAAAATTATTGAATTTTAAAACAGTGTTGACAGCTTCATTTCCAATGTCATATGATAGAAATTGTGTATGTCCATTGATTGTAACAAAAGGAGCAGATTTAATACCTTTATCATCTCAATTTTCATTAAGAAATGATATAagtgtaataaaaaattatggtATTTTATTAGTAGATATGTGTAAATGTATACCTGATGGTATTGTAGCATATTTTccatcatatatttatatggaaCAAGTTATATCTTCATGGTATGAATTAGGTGTCATTGCAAATATAttagaatataaattaatttttatagaaACTAAAGATATTGTATCAACTACTATAGCATtacataattttaaaaaagctTGTGACTTAGGAAAAGGTGCTGTTTTCTTATCTATCTGTAGAGGAAAAATTGCTGAAGGAATCGATTTTGATAAACACTATGGAAAAtgtgttattttatttgggATACCTTATCAATATACATTatcaaaaattttaaaatctAGATTAGATTTCTTAAAAGAAACTTATAATATACAAGAAAATGAATTCTTAACATTTGATGCTATGAGACAAGCATCTCAATGTGTTGGAAgaattataagaaataaaaaagattatGGTATTATGATCTTTTCAGATATCAGATATGCTAaacatgataaaaaaaataaattacctCCTTGGATTATTAAATGTATggatatatcaaatattaaTCTAACTGTAACAACAGCTGTAGATATATCAAAACAATTCTTATTAAATATGTCACAAGAATATAAAGAAACTGGACAAACAAAAATATCACCTTTTATCTTGAAAAATCAGGCCAAATGTTGGGCAATGGTTAAATCTATACTAAACATGGatgattttatataa
- a CDS encoding vacuolar ATP synthase subunit e, putative: MALDDAEAQKQIQQMVNFILNEAKDKAHEIEAKALEDFNIEKLRIVQKMKEKIRVEFQKKAKQMEIKRSIARSSAINKARLKKMCAKDQVFKEIYKISSDKLNDLYKDKDKYKNLIVDLIVQSLFYMQEPHVIVRCRDIDKAIVESSLNEAVSKYTDKLKKQFNITKTVKIELDKSGNYLPPPPTSDNEGNSCLGGIILTTPNRKINCDNTLDVRLKLAIEYCTPEIKRMFFENA, encoded by the exons ATGGCATTA GATGATGCAGAAGCTCAAAAACAAATCCAACAAATGGTAAACTTCATCTTGAATGAAGCGAAGGATAAAGCACATGAAATTGAAGCAAAAGCTTTAGAAGATtttaatattgaaaaattaaGAATAGTACAAAAGATGAAAGAAAAGATACGTGTAGAATTTCAGAAAAAAGCTAAACAAATGGAAATTAAAAGATCTATTGCTAGATCATCAGCTATAAACAAAGCTAGATTAAAGAAAATGTGTGCAAAAGATCAAgtttttaaagaaatatataaaattagtagtgataaattaaatgatttatataaagataaagataaatataaaaacctTATTGTAGATTTAATAGTACAATCTTTATTCTATATGCAAGAACCACATGTTATTGTTCGTTGTAGAGATATAGACAAAGCAATTGTTGAAAGCTCATTAAATGAAGCTGTTTCAAAATATACagacaaattaaaaaaacaattcaATATTACAAAAACAGTTAAAATAGAATTAGATAAATCAGGAAACTATCTACCACCACCACCTACATCAGATAATGAAGGAAACTCATGTCTTGGAGGTATTATCTTGACTACACcaaatagaaaaattaattgTGATAATACTTTGGATGTACGTCTCAAACTAGCCATCGAATATTGTACACCAGAAATTAAAAGAATGTTTTTTGAAAacgcataa